Proteins encoded by one window of Simiduia curdlanivorans:
- the trpE gene encoding anthranilate synthase component I codes for MTPDQFDQLCLQGFNRIPLTRELLADLDTPLSSYLKFAKGPYSYLLESVQGGEKWGRYSIIGLPARQVLRVTGDDIAIEIDGEIVEQHQSADPLAFVDDYKARFKAPELDGLPRFNGGLVGYFGYDCVRYVEPKLKASQPKDVIGTPDILLMVSDELLVFDNLAGKLILIVHADSAEPLAYQKAQARLDQLEARLAEPAPKTAAMRLKGEAAREADFTSSFGEQNFNQAVAKIKDYVLAGDTMQVVVSQRLSIPFSAEPLNLYRALRCLNPSPYMYFLDLGDHQVVGSSPEILARFEDGEVTVRPIAGTRRRGHTEAEDLALEQDLVNDPKEIAEHLMLIDLGRNDVGRVANTGTVKLTDKMVVERYSHVMHITSNVTGQVKDGLTAMDVLRAALPAGTLSGAPKIRAMEIIDELESEKRGIYGGAIGYLAWNGAMDTAIAIRTAVIKNGTLYIQAGAGVVADSVPALEWKETMNKARAMFRAVDMVL; via the coding sequence ATGACACCGGATCAGTTTGACCAACTTTGCCTGCAAGGCTTCAACCGCATTCCTTTAACGCGCGAGTTGCTAGCCGACTTAGACACACCCCTATCGTCCTATTTAAAATTCGCCAAAGGCCCCTATTCCTATTTGCTGGAATCGGTACAGGGCGGTGAGAAATGGGGCCGTTACTCGATCATCGGCCTGCCCGCACGGCAAGTACTGCGCGTCACCGGCGACGACATTGCCATCGAAATTGACGGCGAGATCGTAGAGCAGCACCAATCCGCCGACCCGCTTGCCTTCGTCGACGACTACAAAGCCCGCTTCAAAGCGCCCGAGCTAGACGGCCTGCCGCGTTTTAACGGCGGCCTTGTGGGCTATTTCGGCTACGACTGTGTGCGCTATGTGGAGCCGAAATTAAAAGCCAGCCAACCGAAAGATGTGATCGGCACGCCGGATATTCTATTGATGGTGTCGGACGAGCTGTTAGTGTTCGACAACTTAGCCGGTAAACTCATTTTAATCGTCCACGCCGACAGCGCCGAGCCGCTGGCCTACCAGAAGGCACAGGCGCGCCTAGATCAACTGGAAGCGCGACTGGCCGAGCCAGCGCCCAAAACCGCCGCCATGCGGTTAAAAGGTGAAGCGGCGCGGGAAGCGGATTTCACCTCCAGCTTTGGCGAGCAGAACTTCAACCAAGCCGTGGCGAAAATCAAAGATTACGTATTGGCCGGCGACACCATGCAAGTAGTGGTATCGCAGCGTTTATCCATTCCCTTTAGCGCCGAGCCGTTAAACCTTTACCGCGCCCTGCGCTGCTTGAACCCCTCGCCCTACATGTACTTTTTAGACTTGGGCGATCACCAAGTGGTTGGCTCAAGCCCGGAAATTTTGGCCCGTTTCGAAGATGGCGAAGTCACGGTTCGGCCCATCGCCGGCACCCGCCGCCGCGGCCATACGGAAGCCGAAGATCTAGCACTCGAGCAAGATCTTGTGAACGATCCAAAAGAAATTGCCGAGCATTTAATGCTCATCGACTTAGGCCGCAACGATGTCGGTCGCGTCGCCAACACCGGCACCGTGAAGCTCACCGACAAAATGGTGGTAGAGCGCTACAGCCACGTGATGCACATCACCTCCAACGTCACCGGCCAGGTAAAAGACGGGCTGACGGCGATGGATGTCTTGCGCGCAGCATTACCAGCCGGCACCCTATCGGGCGCGCCGAAGATTCGCGCCATGGAAATTATCGACGAACTCGAAAGCGAAAAGCGCGGCATCTACGGCGGCGCTATCGGCTATTTAGCTTGGAACGGCGCCATGGATACCGCCATTGCCATTCGTACCGCGGTGATTAAAAACGGCACCCTCTATATTCAAGCCGGTGCCGGCGTGGTGGCGGATTCGGTGCCGGCACTGGAGTGGAAAGAAACAATGAACAAAGCACGCGCCATGTTCCGCGCCGTCGACATGGTTCTATAA
- the trpD gene encoding anthranilate phosphoribosyltransferase: protein MDIKAALNHIAQGLSLSQAEMTALMRTVMTGAATPAQIGALLMGLRMKSESIDEITGAASVMRELAAKVDIDQTHLVDTCGTGGDGANLFNVSTAAAFVVAASGGRVAKHGNRSVSSSTGSADVLEAAGVHLDLSPEQVKKCIDTLGVGFMFAPAHHSAMKHAIGPRREMGLRTIFNMLGPMTNPAMVKRQVIGVFNKALCRAMAEVLSRLGSEHVLVVHAEDGLDEISLAAPTHVAELKAGSITEYTIKPEDFGLASQSLAGLSVDNAEQSLALIKNALGKRDNEAAHKAADIIALNAGAAIYVSGIASSLAQGIAMAQDAIGSGLAKEKIQELAAFTDCLKSA from the coding sequence ATGGATATTAAAGCAGCACTCAATCATATCGCCCAAGGCCTGTCCCTTAGCCAAGCTGAGATGACCGCGTTAATGCGCACGGTGATGACCGGCGCCGCCACCCCAGCACAAATTGGCGCCCTGCTCATGGGCTTGCGCATGAAGAGCGAGTCCATCGACGAGATCACCGGTGCCGCCAGCGTTATGCGCGAATTGGCGGCGAAGGTGGATATCGATCAAACCCATTTGGTCGACACCTGCGGCACCGGTGGCGACGGCGCCAATTTGTTTAATGTCTCCACCGCTGCCGCCTTCGTAGTGGCGGCCAGTGGTGGCCGGGTTGCCAAGCACGGCAACCGCTCCGTTTCCAGCTCCACCGGCAGCGCCGATGTATTGGAAGCCGCCGGCGTTCATTTAGACCTGAGCCCAGAGCAAGTTAAAAAATGCATCGATACCTTAGGTGTGGGCTTTATGTTTGCGCCCGCGCACCACAGCGCCATGAAACACGCCATTGGCCCGCGCCGCGAGATGGGCTTGCGCACGATTTTTAATATGCTCGGCCCCATGACTAACCCCGCCATGGTCAAGCGCCAGGTGATTGGGGTGTTTAACAAAGCCCTGTGCCGCGCTATGGCCGAAGTGTTATCCCGCCTCGGCTCGGAGCACGTGCTTGTGGTGCACGCCGAAGACGGCCTTGATGAAATCTCTCTGGCCGCGCCAACCCACGTGGCCGAGCTCAAAGCTGGTAGCATTACTGAATACACCATCAAACCGGAAGACTTTGGTTTGGCCAGTCAAAGTTTGGCCGGTTTATCCGTCGATAACGCCGAGCAATCCTTAGCCCTAATCAAAAACGCATTAGGCAAACGCGACAATGAGGCCGCCCACAAGGCCGCTGACATTATCGCTCTCAACGCTGGCGCCGCGATTTATGTCAGCGGTATTGCCAGCTCGCTGGCACAAGGTATAGCCATGGCCCAAGACGCCATCGGCTCCGGCCTTGCCAAGGAAAAAATTCAGGAACTCGCCGCCTTCACCGACTGTTTAAAGTCGGCGTAG
- a CDS encoding VanZ family protein, which yields MALYQRLKHWQFYLLLVLFAGFGLTPNPGEILAQTNDLLLHFSGYTIAGISMGLSKPALHHWQRFLFLWLYSLAIEVGQHFVPHRGFDLLDLVANGSGAILGLILYQWLARPIDRALTRAIAPSQTN from the coding sequence ATGGCGCTGTATCAAAGACTAAAGCACTGGCAGTTCTATCTACTGCTAGTGCTGTTTGCCGGCTTTGGCTTAACACCAAATCCCGGTGAGATATTGGCTCAAACCAATGATTTGCTGCTGCACTTTTCCGGCTATACCATCGCCGGTATATCCATGGGTTTGAGCAAGCCGGCTCTGCATCACTGGCAACGGTTTCTATTTTTGTGGCTCTATTCACTCGCCATCGAAGTGGGGCAGCACTTTGTACCCCACAGAGGTTTCGATCTGCTCGACTTAGTAGCCAACGGCAGCGGCGCTATTCTGGGCTTAATACTCTACCAATGGCTAGCCCGGCCTATTGATCGCGCTTTAACCCGAGCTATTGCACCCAGTCAAACAAATTAA
- a CDS encoding META domain-containing protein yields the protein MIRQSSRLKMSVVIKRSACLAVLFLQLACTPSGVNQDNRDSQANQTSQASEKLVTASQLAHHRWVLKTIDGEAVLSNRVGAYGKGLVPELDFGEAQHVGGFAGCNQFSGQFVLNEQGQFRVEQLATTMMMCSDDAMLLEQRYARMLNEWSHIAIKNNELTLQQGEQVWLFNLFDWVQ from the coding sequence ATGATTAGGCAATCCTCGCGATTGAAAATGTCTGTGGTGATTAAGCGCAGCGCTTGTTTGGCGGTGTTGTTTTTACAACTAGCCTGCACACCCAGTGGGGTGAATCAGGATAATCGAGATAGTCAGGCCAACCAAACAAGCCAAGCGAGTGAAAAACTTGTGACGGCGAGTCAGTTGGCGCATCACCGCTGGGTGTTAAAAACCATCGATGGTGAAGCGGTCTTGTCTAATCGGGTGGGTGCTTATGGTAAAGGTCTAGTGCCTGAGCTGGATTTTGGCGAAGCACAACATGTTGGCGGTTTTGCCGGTTGCAATCAATTTAGCGGTCAGTTTGTGTTAAACGAGCAGGGGCAATTTAGAGTTGAACAGCTCGCCACTACCATGATGATGTGCTCAGACGACGCCATGCTACTGGAGCAGCGCTATGCGCGTATGCTCAATGAGTGGAGTCACATCGCCATTAAAAATAACGAATTAACTCTGCAGCAGGGCGAGCAGGTGTGGTTATTTAATTTGTTTGACTGGGTGCAATAG
- a CDS encoding 2OG-Fe(II) oxygenase, with product MAQPSLTLPAANAGASDYLERLSTKGWVHIEGFLEPALTAELKREALRQQEWADAGIGSAGQTNEKIRRDKTVWLNGASAVQAQYLARMEAIRLAVNQAFFAGLFEYEAHFAHYPVGAFYRKHRDALRGSNARVLTSVCYLNPQWCADDGGELVIYNDADTAIEAQIWPVAGDLVLFWSEDFPHEVLPAARDRFSISGWFRRNLDGANPL from the coding sequence ATGGCGCAGCCATCACTCACCTTGCCGGCAGCCAATGCTGGCGCAAGTGATTATCTCGAGCGCCTTAGCACTAAGGGCTGGGTGCATATTGAAGGCTTCCTCGAACCGGCGCTAACTGCCGAGCTCAAGCGCGAAGCGTTAAGACAACAAGAATGGGCCGACGCCGGTATCGGCAGCGCAGGCCAAACCAACGAAAAAATTCGGCGCGACAAAACGGTCTGGCTGAATGGCGCTAGCGCCGTACAAGCCCAGTACCTAGCGCGCATGGAGGCCATTCGCCTAGCGGTTAACCAAGCCTTCTTCGCCGGCTTATTCGAATATGAAGCGCATTTCGCCCACTACCCCGTCGGCGCCTTCTACCGCAAGCATCGCGATGCACTGCGCGGCTCAAATGCCAGGGTGCTAACCAGCGTTTGCTACTTGAACCCGCAATGGTGTGCCGACGATGGCGGCGAACTGGTGATTTACAACGATGCAGACACAGCCATTGAAGCTCAAATCTGGCCAGTGGCTGGCGACCTAGTGCTGTTTTGGAGTGAAGACTTTCCACACGAAGTATTGCCCGCAGCGCGCGACCGGTTCTCCATTTCAGGCTGGTTTCGACGCAACCTCGACGGCGCAAACCCACTGTAA
- the trpC gene encoding indole-3-glycerol phosphate synthase TrpC — protein sequence MTDTPDVLKKILARKQEEIAERSAKISVQQLLATAKTQSPVRGFVAAIERKLAQQQAAVIAEVKKASPSKGVIRANFEPTEIAKSYEKGGAACLSVLTDADFFQGHETYLKQARAATSLPVIRKDFIIDDYQIAEARAIGADCILLIVSALSRSQLHDLNKTALELGMDVLVEVHDRAELDLALELPNKLIGINNRNLHTFETSLETTFSLLPHIDSGRIVVSESGIHNIDDVKIMRGHDVNTFLVGEAFMRDEEPGRRLMEMFN from the coding sequence ATGACAGACACACCTGACGTGCTCAAAAAAATATTGGCACGCAAGCAAGAAGAAATCGCCGAGCGCAGCGCGAAAATCAGCGTGCAACAACTGTTGGCTACGGCCAAGACGCAGTCACCGGTGCGCGGCTTTGTTGCCGCTATCGAGCGCAAGTTGGCACAGCAGCAAGCCGCGGTTATTGCCGAAGTGAAAAAAGCGTCGCCATCCAAAGGCGTTATCCGAGCCAATTTCGAGCCCACAGAAATTGCCAAGAGCTATGAAAAAGGCGGTGCCGCCTGCCTGTCTGTACTCACCGATGCCGACTTTTTCCAAGGCCATGAAACCTACCTAAAACAGGCTCGCGCCGCCACCAGCCTGCCGGTCATTCGTAAAGACTTTATTATCGACGACTACCAAATTGCCGAGGCCCGCGCTATCGGTGCCGACTGCATATTGCTTATCGTCTCGGCGCTAAGCCGCAGCCAACTACACGATCTCAATAAAACCGCGCTCGAGCTGGGCATGGACGTGTTAGTCGAAGTTCACGATCGCGCCGAGCTCGACCTTGCACTCGAATTACCTAACAAATTAATAGGCATCAACAACCGCAATTTACACACTTTCGAAACTAGCCTCGAGACTACCTTTAGCCTGTTGCCCCACATCGACAGCGGCCGCATTGTGGTCAGCGAGTCGGGCATACACAATATCGACGACGTCAAGATTATGCGCGGCCACGATGTTAATACCTTCCTCGTGGGCGAAGCCTTCATGCGCGACGAAGAGCCCGGGCGTCGACTGATGGAAATGTTTAACTAA
- a CDS encoding mechanosensitive ion channel domain-containing protein encodes MRHIQIYTYALLVTALLFGYSPARAQSTSVEMLYQNTQNLSREIAQLQTEAKALAGERQASLQLRITGRQLELLTAFDTLTDRIVAEENDGVELTELKAKLAPQLLALGPQIKTAINRRLVALDKLEETHEALSITWMASYLEHNTFIDHAYLTLTQHAKNLADLKLDNAESTAYLHRALQQRAEVLAGQIALTQKELEANLHSLTASPDDAGTQQKVKSLEDKQNINTESLKSTVALLQENGLESGRYKEILINSTGDITADILDVNLLKRLSQTWLKNITNYVLDNGAGLFFKLIVFLLILLLFHYLSRTVAKLLRKSLAKSTMPVSFLMETMVVNLCRRMIMLIGILLGLSQLGFSLAPILAGLGVAGFIVGFALQDTLGNFASGMMILIYRPYDVDDLIEAAGVQGRVQRMNLVSTTILTIDNQTLVIPNNKIWGDVIRNVTAQKHRRVDMVFGIGYSDNIEKAEKILKDILDAHPQVLSEPEHTVKLHTLNESSVDFIVRPWVETENYWDVYWDVTKSVKLRFDAEGISIPFPQRDVHIYQTEKTA; translated from the coding sequence ATGCGCCATATACAAATCTATACCTACGCCCTCCTCGTCACCGCATTGCTGTTCGGCTACTCACCTGCGCGGGCACAAAGTACTTCGGTCGAGATGCTGTATCAAAACACGCAGAATCTTTCCCGAGAAATCGCCCAACTACAGACAGAGGCAAAAGCGCTAGCGGGTGAAAGGCAGGCGTCATTGCAGCTGCGTATCACCGGGCGGCAGCTGGAACTGTTAACGGCATTTGACACCTTAACCGACCGCATTGTGGCGGAGGAAAATGACGGTGTTGAACTTACCGAGCTAAAAGCCAAGCTGGCACCGCAGCTATTAGCGCTTGGGCCTCAGATTAAAACGGCCATCAACCGCCGGCTCGTCGCCCTAGACAAGCTAGAAGAAACCCACGAAGCGCTGTCTATTACTTGGATGGCAAGTTACCTAGAACACAACACTTTTATCGATCACGCCTATTTAACCCTGACTCAGCACGCTAAAAATTTAGCCGACTTAAAGCTCGATAACGCCGAATCAACCGCCTATTTACATCGCGCCTTGCAGCAGAGGGCCGAGGTCTTGGCGGGTCAAATTGCCTTAACACAAAAGGAACTGGAGGCAAATTTACACAGCCTGACGGCCTCGCCGGACGATGCCGGCACGCAACAAAAGGTCAAATCTTTAGAAGACAAACAAAACATCAACACCGAGAGCCTAAAAAGCACCGTCGCCCTATTGCAAGAAAATGGCTTGGAAAGCGGCCGCTACAAAGAGATTTTAATTAACAGCACCGGCGACATCACGGCCGATATCCTCGATGTCAATTTACTCAAGCGACTCTCGCAAACATGGCTGAAAAATATCACCAACTACGTGCTGGATAATGGCGCCGGTTTATTTTTTAAGCTTATTGTCTTTTTACTGATTCTGCTGCTATTCCACTACTTATCTCGCACCGTTGCAAAATTACTGCGCAAGAGCCTGGCAAAATCCACCATGCCAGTGTCTTTCTTAATGGAGACGATGGTGGTAAACCTGTGCCGGCGCATGATTATGCTCATCGGTATTCTACTTGGCCTCAGTCAACTCGGGTTTTCCTTGGCGCCGATTCTAGCCGGGCTAGGTGTGGCGGGCTTCATCGTCGGCTTTGCACTGCAGGATACGCTGGGAAATTTCGCCTCTGGCATGATGATTCTGATCTATCGACCCTACGATGTGGACGATTTAATTGAAGCCGCTGGCGTGCAGGGCCGAGTACAGCGGATGAATTTAGTGTCGACCACTATTTTAACCATCGACAACCAGACCCTGGTTATTCCCAACAACAAAATTTGGGGTGATGTGATTCGCAACGTCACGGCGCAAAAACATCGCCGGGTCGACATGGTGTTCGGCATTGGTTACAGCGACAACATAGAGAAAGCCGAAAAAATACTAAAAGACATACTCGATGCCCACCCGCAGGTATTATCCGAACCCGAGCACACGGTAAAGTTGCACACGTTAAATGAGTCATCGGTAGATTTTATTGTTCGCCCCTGGGTGGAGACGGAAAATTACTGGGACGTATATTGGGATGTCACAAAATCCGTGAAACTGCGCTTCGATGCCGAAGGTATCAGCATTCCCTTCCCGCAGAGAGACGTTCACATTTACCAAACAGAGAAAACAGCGTGA
- a CDS encoding DUF2179 domain-containing protein, which yields MSDALAFLHQYPVLLCCAIFCARLLDVSLGTLRTLMVFRGYRALSAFVGFFEVLLWVAAASQVITHLDQWYLAVAYAAGFAAGNYVGITIEAKLAMGRELVRIVTESPDICLAKELRKHNYSVIELAARFDDEKDVEILLISESRKRIPDLCRLVNSIDPSAFYTTSDIKKQFQVDQLLNTERPLINAGWRVVGKRK from the coding sequence ATGAGCGACGCACTGGCCTTTCTGCATCAGTACCCAGTGCTGTTGTGCTGCGCCATTTTTTGCGCGCGCTTATTAGATGTGAGTTTAGGCACCCTACGCACCTTGATGGTATTTCGTGGCTATCGCGCGCTGTCTGCTTTTGTCGGTTTTTTCGAAGTGTTGTTATGGGTTGCTGCCGCCAGCCAGGTCATTACCCATCTCGACCAGTGGTACTTAGCCGTAGCCTACGCCGCCGGTTTTGCCGCCGGTAATTACGTCGGCATCACCATCGAAGCGAAGCTCGCCATGGGACGCGAACTGGTGCGCATTGTCACGGAAAGCCCCGATATCTGCCTAGCCAAAGAACTGCGCAAGCACAACTATTCAGTAATTGAATTAGCGGCGCGCTTCGACGATGAAAAAGATGTCGAAATTTTGCTGATCTCGGAGAGCCGCAAACGCATCCCCGATTTATGCCGTCTGGTGAATAGCATTGACCCCAGCGCTTTCTACACCACTTCGGATATCAAAAAGCAATTTCAAGTCGATCAACTCCTCAACACTGAACGACCACTCATCAACGCCGGTTGGCGGGTGGTTGGCAAGCGCAAATAG
- a CDS encoding aminodeoxychorismate/anthranilate synthase component II, translating to MLLMIDNYDSFTYNVVQYLAELKAEVKVVRNDEISVADIAQLAPERIVVSPGPCTPNEAGISMAAIEAYAGKLPILGVCLGHQSIGQVFGGKIVRARAVMHGKTSPIYHNNVGVFKGLKNPLVCTRYHSLVIDKASLPDCLEITAWTQHDDGSMDEIMGVRHKSLNVEGVQFHPESILSEQGHELFDNFLKS from the coding sequence ATGTTACTCATGATTGATAATTACGACTCCTTTACCTACAACGTGGTGCAGTACTTAGCCGAGCTTAAGGCCGAGGTAAAAGTGGTGCGCAATGATGAAATTAGCGTGGCCGACATAGCCCAATTAGCGCCCGAGCGCATTGTGGTATCGCCCGGCCCCTGCACGCCCAATGAAGCGGGCATTTCCATGGCGGCGATCGAAGCCTACGCAGGCAAGCTGCCGATCCTCGGCGTTTGTCTGGGCCACCAATCCATCGGCCAAGTGTTCGGCGGTAAAATTGTGCGCGCGCGCGCCGTTATGCACGGAAAAACCTCGCCCATTTATCACAACAACGTGGGCGTGTTTAAGGGCTTAAAAAATCCGCTCGTGTGCACCCGCTATCACTCGCTGGTGATCGACAAGGCGAGCCTACCCGACTGTCTGGAAATTACCGCCTGGACTCAGCACGACGATGGCTCCATGGACGAAATCATGGGCGTGCGCCATAAAAGCTTAAACGTGGAAGGCGTACAATTTCACCCGGAATCTATTTTGTCGGAACAGGGTCACGAGCTGTTCGATAACTTTTTAAAATCTTAA
- a CDS encoding fatty acid cis/trans isomerase: MPRSFIVSLLLLIVTGCSFLATQQWDKRFGPSSPINRASAASFAVSNTDVPDYLREVKPIIDNRCVVCHGCYDAPCQLKLESMTGLERGANKERVYDGARLLAANLTRLYEDADSTEQWRLKGFFPVLNEREQSEPANQQASVLMQMLELKQRHPLPSNGPLPDSQFDFALDRSQSCPSIEEFDTYAADFPLAGMPYGLPGLSQEEHQTLTNWITSGARGFDLSAHFSPELSAQIADWETFLNGNDNKNQLASRYIFEHLYLANLYFDDGAERQFFRLVRSATPPGQPVERISSRRPFDDPGVKRVYYRLIFYPETIVAKNHMPYALNKARLSKWREWFLGSDYAVPSLPSYDLATSANPFKTFQHIPPKIRYRFMLEESQYTIMGFIKGPVCRGQTALNVINDQFWVFFVDPDYPDIAEFADFLANNSDNLDLPAERDSSAGALAGWLTYSEKQQAYLKAQDQLIKTKLARYKGPDINMVWQGDGDNPNAALTVFRHFDNATVAQGLIGNDPKTAWVITYPLLERIHYLLVAGFDVYGNVGHQLLTRTYMDFLRMEGEQTFLSLLPKETAHQELAYWYRGAEDIVPTYFKGAGLSEQWQTQLTFSSDNPKAELYQKLKSHLDGVRNLNHDIDTNLHLSPTTQRHLLGLQNQRGKHLQWLPDSSLLIIEQEPPLRPAVISLLHNKAHQNITSLLLEGRNRLVDEDTLTVANGILTTYPNALFKLGNEALPGFNQRVARLQSAQDYQALVDAFGVRRNNPNFWALSDELHKLYRQQEPISYGLLDYNRLENR, encoded by the coding sequence ATGCCTAGATCTTTTATTGTGTCCCTGTTGCTGTTGATTGTGACGGGCTGTAGTTTTCTCGCCACACAACAATGGGATAAGCGCTTTGGCCCTAGCTCGCCCATCAATCGAGCCAGCGCCGCGTCTTTTGCGGTGAGCAATACCGACGTGCCCGATTACCTGCGCGAAGTAAAACCCATCATCGACAATCGCTGCGTGGTGTGCCACGGCTGCTACGATGCGCCTTGCCAACTTAAGTTAGAATCCATGACCGGGCTCGAGCGCGGCGCCAATAAAGAGCGCGTCTACGACGGTGCACGATTGTTAGCAGCAAATTTAACGCGCCTGTACGAAGACGCCGACAGCACCGAGCAATGGCGCTTGAAAGGCTTTTTCCCGGTGCTCAACGAGCGCGAGCAATCTGAGCCGGCCAATCAACAGGCCAGTGTTCTGATGCAAATGCTCGAACTGAAACAACGCCACCCACTGCCAAGCAATGGACCGCTGCCCGACAGCCAATTCGATTTCGCCCTCGACCGTAGCCAAAGCTGCCCGAGCATCGAAGAATTCGACACCTACGCTGCTGACTTTCCCTTAGCCGGTATGCCCTATGGCTTGCCCGGTTTAAGCCAGGAGGAACATCAAACCTTAACCAACTGGATCACATCTGGCGCCCGCGGCTTTGATCTTAGCGCTCATTTTTCGCCTGAACTCAGTGCCCAAATTGCTGACTGGGAAACATTTTTAAACGGCAACGACAACAAAAACCAACTCGCCAGCCGCTATATTTTCGAGCATCTCTACCTCGCCAATTTGTATTTCGACGACGGCGCCGAGCGTCAATTTTTTAGGCTAGTGCGCTCAGCCACCCCGCCCGGGCAACCGGTAGAGCGCATCAGCTCGCGCCGACCTTTTGATGACCCAGGGGTAAAAAGGGTTTACTACCGACTGATTTTTTACCCCGAGACCATTGTGGCAAAAAACCACATGCCCTATGCCCTCAACAAGGCGCGCTTAAGTAAGTGGCGCGAATGGTTTTTGGGCTCGGATTACGCGGTGCCGTCGCTGCCCAGTTACGATTTGGCAACCTCTGCCAACCCGTTTAAAACGTTTCAGCATATTCCACCGAAAATTCGCTACCGCTTCATGCTGGAAGAAAGCCAATACACCATTATGGGTTTTATTAAGGGCCCGGTGTGCCGTGGCCAAACCGCATTGAACGTTATCAACGATCAATTTTGGGTATTTTTTGTTGACCCGGATTATCCAGACATTGCCGAGTTTGCTGACTTCCTGGCCAACAACAGCGACAACTTGGATTTGCCAGCTGAGCGCGATAGCTCGGCCGGCGCTCTAGCCGGTTGGCTCACCTATTCGGAAAAACAACAAGCCTACCTAAAGGCGCAAGACCAGCTAATTAAAACCAAACTGGCGCGCTACAAGGGCCCAGACATCAACATGGTTTGGCAAGGCGACGGCGATAATCCGAATGCAGCGCTGACGGTATTCAGACATTTTGATAACGCCACTGTCGCTCAAGGCCTGATTGGCAATGACCCCAAAACCGCTTGGGTCATTACCTACCCACTGCTCGAGCGCATTCACTATTTGCTGGTGGCCGGTTTTGATGTGTACGGCAACGTGGGGCATCAACTGTTGACCCGCACCTACATGGATTTTTTACGCATGGAAGGCGAGCAGACTTTCCTGAGTTTACTGCCTAAAGAAACCGCGCACCAAGAGCTGGCGTACTGGTATCGCGGTGCCGAAGACATAGTACCCACCTACTTTAAAGGCGCGGGCCTAAGCGAGCAGTGGCAAACCCAGCTCACCTTTAGCAGCGACAACCCCAAGGCCGAACTGTACCAAAAATTGAAGTCTCACCTCGATGGCGTGCGCAATCTCAACCACGATATCGACACTAATCTGCACCTGTCGCCAACCACTCAGCGACACTTACTCGGCCTGCAAAACCAGCGCGGTAAACATTTACAATGGCTACCCGATAGCAGCCTGCTCATCATTGAACAGGAGCCGCCGCTCAGGCCAGCAGTCATCTCACTGCTGCACAACAAGGCGCATCAAAATATCACCAGCTTATTGCTCGAAGGCCGCAATCGACTGGTCGACGAAGACACCTTAACGGTGGCGAATGGCATCTTAACCACCTATCCAAACGCGCTGTTTAAACTTGGCAACGAGGCTTTGCCTGGCTTCAATCAGCGCGTAGCTCGCCTACAGTCGGCGCAGGACTACCAAGCTCTGGTTGACGCCTTTGGCGTCAGGCGCAACAACCCAAATTTTTGGGCCCTTAGCGATGAGTTACACAAACTCTATCGCCAGCAGGAACCTATCAGCTATGGCCTGCTGGACTACAATCGCCTAGAAAATCGCTGA